In Nymphaea colorata isolate Beijing-Zhang1983 chromosome 3, ASM883128v2, whole genome shotgun sequence, a genomic segment contains:
- the LOC116249562 gene encoding SNF1-related protein kinase regulatory subunit gamma-like PV42b, whose translation MPTPCVAVVGPTQVYVTGVKAQSHRRVWRRERDGRKMQKATKEVRSATVRDLVAVKRRLVEVPYTASLTDTVNAMVANGVVAVPVAAPPGQWIGAGGSMIIEHDRATGEARKQYIGMVSMLDVLAYVADQHDGEHLADLMSVPVSTVIGHCLEGLSLWTFNPNTSVMDCMEAFSKGIHRALVPLTSCTDEVIGVELSESSAGYQMLTQMDVLSFLDNHRTEIDGIMSLSITELGAIQESVFAVPGHMKVMEAVKCMRSASLNAVPIIEAPKTTYTAPDLINGKGMKLIGTFSATDLRGCPVSLLQSWLSLSVIEFTAKVPMGTRVGCGAETVSSPKWRPLVTCYAESSLKEVISLAVDHHVHRVWVVDKLGLLVGLVALTDMLRVIRSFLLSADS comes from the exons ATGCCAACCCCCTGCGTGGCCGTTGTGGGACCAACACAAGTATATGTGACGGGCGTCAAGGCCCAGAGTCACAGGAGAGtgtggaggagagagagggacggGAGGAAGATGCAGAAGGCAACGAAGGAGGTGAGGAGCGCGACGGTGAGGGACCTCGTGGCGGTGAAGCGGCGGCTGGTGGAGGTCCCCTACACGGCGTCGCTCACGGACACTGTTAACGCCATGGTGGCCAACGGCGTCGTGGCCGTCCCCGTCGCGGCGCCGCCTGGGCAGTGGATCGGCGCCGGGGGGTCGATGATTATCGAGCACGACCGAGCCACCGGGGAGGCGCGTAAGCAATACATCGGGATGGTGAGCATGCTGGACGTCCTCGCCTATGTCGCTGACCAGCACGACGGGGAGCATCTCGCCGATCTGATGTCCGTCCCGGTGTCGACCGTCATCGGCCACTGCCTGGAGGGACTCAGCCTCTGGACATTCAACCCCAATACCAG CGTTATGGACTGCATGGAAGCGTTCAGTAAAGGCATTCATAGGGCATTGGTTCCACTAACTAGTTGCACAGACGAAGTAATTGGAGTAGAACTGTCAGAGTCATCAGCTGGTTATCAGATGCTAACTCAAATGGACGTGCTTAGTTTCTTGGACAATCATAGAACTGAAATTGATGGTATCATGTCACTTAGCATCACGGAATTGGGGGCCATCCAGGAAAGTGTGTTTGCTGTACCAGGTCATATGAAGGTCATGGAAGCTGTTAAGTGCATGAGGAGTGCTTCTTTAAACGCCGTTCCTATCATTGAAGCTCCAAAGACTACTTATACTGCACCCGATCTAATAAAT GGTAAAGGGATGAAACTCATTGGAACATTCTCTGCAACTGATCTCCGGGGATGCCCTGTCTCACTGCTCCAGTCATGGTTATCTTTATCAGTGATTGAATTTACTGCAAAGGTACCAATGGGTACGAGAGTTGGGTGCGGTGCTGAAACTGTTTCAAGCCCAAAATGGAGGCCGCTTGTGACCTGCTATGCTGAGTCTAGCCTCAAGGAAGTTATAAGCTTGGCAGTTGACCACCATGTTCATAGAGTTTGGGTTGTGGATAAGCTGGGGTTGCTGGTTGGGCTGGTGGCACTCACTGACATGCTGAGAGTGATTCGTTCCTTTCTTCTGTCTGCTGATTCTTAA
- the LOC116249909 gene encoding BRAP2 RING ZnF UBP domain-containing protein 1-like has protein sequence MFALRVHSIDLPRDGGEGRNPRAEGRSSASQSFIGGCSPSTAASAFPFSSGSPKIEETRGILHIFRNVSEPPASVRSLPVGRGTVICVLAVPNYMSYADFCDFCGSHVEHMVEMRVIRDDGMEDRYSILVTFDDQNNTDNFYRRFNGKKFPSAEAEVCHILFSVDVQYTDSTELAGTPPRGLTELPSCPACLERLDQDISGIPSTLCNHSFHCSCVSKWLNSSCMVCHFCQVENERSTCSVCETSENLWICVICGFVGCGRYKEGHAIRHWKDTHHSYSLDLENQRVWDYVGDSYVHRLIQSKSDGKLVELNSSCGAVNDDWGDCACTEDSGISRALFISKVEAIVDEYNRLLASQLENQRQYYESLVAEAKEHREKTISEAVEKAVSLELQRVQLEYEKCLEDKKAVSDVNENLMKNQELWKKKIQEAEEREKLSIRSRDEKIMDLEEQVRDIVVYIEAQKTLEKMPNSDDIKGGTVLAVQRHSSSATTKRSTKMNKRRS, from the exons ATGTTCGCCCTCCGCGTCCACTCCATCGACCTACCGAGAGATGGAGGCGAGGGACGAAACCCTAGGGCCGAAGGTAGAAGCTCGGCCAGCCAGAGCTTCATCGGCGGCTGCTCGCCTTCTACTGCCGCTTCCGCCTTCCCTTTCTCCTCCGGTAGCCCCAAGATCGAGGAGACAAGAGGCATTCTCCACATTTTTCGCAACGTCTCGGAGCCACCGGCCTCCGTCCGATCGCTTCCT gTTGGGCGCGGCACGGTCATATGCGTCCTGGCGGTCCCGAATTATATGAGCTATGCGGATTTCTGCGATTTCTGTGGTTCTCACGTCGAGCACATGGTAGAGATGCGTGTCATTAG GGACGATGGAATGGAAGATCGATATAGCATTTTGGTTACTTTTGATGATCAGAACAACACGGACAATTTTTATCGCCGGTTCAACGGCAAGAAATTCCCATCAGCTGAG GCCGAAGTGTGTCACATTCTTTTTTCGGTTGATGTGCAATATACTGATTCAACCGAGCTTGCGGGAACTCCTCCACGGGGATTAACAGAATTACCTTCATGTCCGGCTTGCCTTG AGAGACTGGATCAAGACATAAGTGGGATTCCTTCTACTCTCTGTAATCATTCATTTCATTGCTCATGCGTTTCCAAGTGGCTGAATTCTTCTTGCATG GTCTGCCATTTTTGTCAAGTAGAGAATGAAAGGTCCACATGTTCTGTCTGTGAAACGTCAGAGAACTTATGGATTTGTGTTATATGTGGCTTTGTTGGCTGTGGAAG GTATAAAGAAGGTCATGCCATTAGGCATTGGAAGGATACACACCACAGCTACTCACTTGATTTGGAGAATCAACGTGTTTGGGATTATGTTGGCGACAGCTATGTTCACCGACTCATTCAGTCAAAAAGTGATGGCAAATTGGTTGAGCTTAATTCCTCTTGTGGAGCTGTTAATGATGATTGGGGAGATTGTGCTTGCACTGAAGATTCTGGAATTAGCAGAGCACTTTTTATCAGTAAAGTTGAAGCa ATTGTCGATGAGTACAACCGCTTATTGGCAAGCCAACTTGAGAATCAAAGACAA TACTATGAGTCACTAGTTGCGGAGGCTAAGGAGCACAGAGAGAAGACCATTTCTGAAGCAGTAGAGAAAGCTGTGAGTTTGGAATTGCAAAGAGTACAActtgaatatgaaaaatgtcTTGAGGATAAAAAGGCTGTTTCAGAT GTTAATGAGAACCTTATGAAAAATCAAGAgctttggaaaaagaaaattcaggaAGCTGAAGAAAG AGAGAAATTGTCAATAAGGTCAAGAGATGAGAAGATAATGGATTTGGAAGAACAG GTCCGCGATATCGTGGTTTATATTGAGGCTCAAAAAACACTGGAGAAGATGCCCAACTCAGATGACATAAAAGGTGGCACGGTTCTAGCAGTTCAACGACATTCATCATCAGCTACTACTAAGCGCTCAACCAAGATGAACAAAAGGCGGTCTTAA
- the LOC116249910 gene encoding TATA-box-binding protein-like, with protein MTDQGLEGSQPVDLSKHPSGIVPTLQNIVSTVNLDCKLDLKAIALQARNAEYNPKRFAAVIMRIREPKTTALIFASGKMVCTGAKSEQQSKLAARKYARIIQKLGFPARFKDFKIQNIVGSCDVKFPIRLEGLAYSHGAFSSYEPELFPGLIYRMKQPKIVLLIFVSGKIVLTGAKVRDETYMAFENIYPVLTEFRKVQQ; from the exons ATGACGGATCAAGGTTTAGAAGGAAGTCAGCCCGTTGATCTATCTAAGCATCCCTCTGGCATAGTGCCTACCTTACA AAATATTGTTTCAACCGTCAATTTGGACTGCAAGCTGGATCTTAAGGCAATAGCTTTGCAAGCTCGAAATGCTGAATATAAtccaaag CGTTTTGCTGCTGTTATAATGAGAATAAGAGAACCTAAGACAACTGCCTTGATATTTGCTTCCGGGAAGATG GTATGCACTGGAGCAAAAAGTGAGCAACAATCTAAACTGGCAGCAAGAAAG TATGCTCGCATCATCCAGAAACTTGGGTTTCCTGCCAGATTCAAG GATTTCAAGATCCAGAACATTGTAGGTTCTTGTGATGTCAAATTCCCTATCAGATTGGAAGGTCTTGCGTATTCTCATGGTGCCTTCTCCAGT TATGAGCCAGAGTTATTCCCTGGGTTGATTTATCGGATGAAACAGCCTAAGATTGTCCTGCTCATATTTGTTTCCGGCAAAATTGTTCTAACTGGTGCTAAG GTGAGAGATGAAACATATATGGCCTTTGAGAATATCTACCCAGTGCTGACAGAGTTCAGAAAAGTCCAACAGTG
- the LOC116250657 gene encoding PTI1-like tyrosine-protein kinase At3g15890: protein MAFCLKFCGGKSSSREGGDKKKKKNTAWRVFSLEELHAATNNFNYDNKLGEGGFGSVYWGQLWDGSQIAVKRLKIWSAKAELEFAVEVEVLGRVKHTNLLSLRGYCAEGQERLIVYDFMPNLSLMSHLHGQNSAECLLDWDKRMKIAIGSAEGIAYLHHFTPHIIHRDIKASNVLLDSDFHSRVADFGFAKLIPDGASHVTTRVKGTLGYLAPEYAMFGKASESCDVYSFGILLVEIVSGKKPIEKITITVKRSIVQWALPLVCERRYKEVADPKLGGKYNVEELKRVVLVGLLCAQEKPEKRPTMPEVVELLKGDHKEKVSKLEKNDLFNPDKSGIPDMDMSTDSISDETRSTDLVKGGTMLREQS from the exons ATGGCGTTTTGCCTCAAATTTTGTGGAGGGAAGTCTTCTTCGAG AGAAGGTGgggataagaagaaaaagaagaatacgGCGTGGAGGGTCTTCTCTTTGGAGGAGTTGCACGCTGCGACAAACAACTTCAATTACGACAACAAGCTTGGTGAGGGCGGGTTCGGGAGCGTCTATTGGGGACAGCTGTGGGATGGATCGCAG ATTGCAGTTAAAAGACTGAAGATTTGGAGTGCCAAGGCAGAATTGGAATTCGCTGTTGAGGTTGAGGTTCTTGGTAGGGTGAAGCATACAAATTTGCTGAGTTTACGGGGCTACTGTGCTGAAGGACAGGAGCGTTTAATCGTCTATGATTTCATGCCAAATTTGAGTTTGATGTCCCACCTTCATGGGCAAAACTCAGCGGAATGCCTCCTCGATTGGGATAAGCGGATGAAGATTGCAATTGGATCAGCTGAAGGAATTGC ATATCTTCACCATTTTACGCCTCATATCATTCACAGAGATATCAAAGCGAGCAACGTacttttggattcagatttccATTCTCGGGTAGCTGATTTTGGGTTTGCAAAACTTATTCCAGATGGTGCATCTCATGTTACAACCCGGGTGAAAGGCACGCTTGGCTACCTTGCTCCAGAGTATGCCATGTTTGGCAAGGCATCTGAGAGCTGTGATGTATATAGCTTTGGCATTCTCCTGGTTGAAATTGTTAGCGGTAAGAAGCCCATAGAGAAGATCACCATCACAGTGAAACGCTCAATTGTACAGTGGGCATTACCTTTGGTTTGCGAAAGGAGGTATAAGGAAGTGGCTGACCCAAAGTTGGGCGGAAAATACAATGTTGAAGAACTCAAAAGGGTTGTGCTTGTTGGATTACTATGTGCACAGGAAAAACCAGAGAAGAGACCTACGATGCCTGAGGTTGTAGAGTTGCTGAAAGGTGACCATAAAGAAAAGGTTTCAAAACTGGAAAAAAACGACCTGTTTAATCCAGACAAATCAGGAATACCAGATATGGATATGAGCACAGATTCTATATCAGATGAAACCAGATCTACAGATCTGGTGAAAGGAGGCACTATGCTTAGAGAGCAATCTTGA